GATGGATTTTCGCAATTGCCCCTGTTCATGCTCAAAAGTTCATAAATGGGTAGCAAATATAATTGACCACCACACAAAGTTTTGTTACATGCAGCCTATCTACTCGAAGACTGGTGAAGAAGTTCTTAGCGTGCTATCCACTTTTTGCACCCTACGGCTATCCCAAGAAATTGATCACGGACAACGGGCTAGAGTTCAAGAATCGGCTTGTTGAAGCATTTGCAGAGAAAAACGGAATTCAAATCAGTCATGGCTCACCTCGTACGCCTACAACTCAAGGTCTTGTCGAGAGAAGTAACCGAACCTTTAAAGAAGATCTAAGAGCAATTCTTCAAAGTGAGGCCCACAAAGAACTGAAGAGATGGCGTGAAAGCACATCGCAAGCGTCATATTTCCAACTGGTTGGTAAAAATTCCAACCAAAATGAATTTCCAACCACAACATATATCTATGTTTTTTTACCAATAATTGATACTTTTTAGAGCATAAGATTTTGGCAGAATTAGATTTACCAATATTGATACTTGTTAGACCATTAAATTTAGacaggattttaaaaaaagcgaTAGAAAAAGGCAGTGGCTACAAAATGTATAATCGCATAGAGTTTTTGTTGTCGTTGGGCTGCCTGTGCGTTTTTAACCAATCGCTGAACAACACCTCATACTTGCTAATGAGCTGTTTACGATCCAATCAAATACATCGTTAGATAGTGCCTTCTTTCTTCCTCAATGCGAGGCTGTGACGTAGCACAGGGGGCTTCGCCATTACGTCATGTGACAAAAATATGCAAGCGTAAGGGGACGCTGCTTTGAAAATTTGCGATGTGTAATGGTTCTATTTTAGTACTTTTGGAGGTAAAATTCGAACTGTTTTGGAAATCAAACTATCATTAAAGATTCTTGAgttgatttttgttatttaaaaagaatcctcaaaaatcaaatttaaaaGGAAGAGGTATTTTGGGCTTGTTTATGGCAGCGGTAACAGTAGCTTTGGTGGATTCTTCTGAGATGACGGACGACAAACCGTTCGAATGCACTACTCCGGGATGTGGCCAGGTGAGTTCCACCGCGGCTTCGATCGAATGGTTTGCTCCCTGGATGAATACACTTTTTACTGGTTGTGATTTCATAAGGATGTCGTCACCTCTAGCCGCCGATTCCCTGACGTAATTACTTTTGACCGAGCTTCAAAACTTCCCACTTTTTTCGATCCTCAGCGATTTGCCAACAACGACCATCTCGAGAGCCATAAACAGAAACACCAACTTTCCCTGAAGCTTGGAAACCTAAAGCCGGCAGACCTTGCTCATTTGGCTGGTATGTAACTATAGTATTAAAGACCTTGTTTTATCAGATCAGCTGTTTTATGGAATGCACAGCTCCACAACTGGTCTTTGTTATGGTTTTTATTTCACCTAACTATGACCAGTAAAAAAAGGTTTGATTTCATTtagcatttttatttaaaaaacatataGTAAAAATGGAGGTTATGGTTAAACTCCAAGTTGATTTATATGAGGAAAGATTATAGTTGTTTTTCAAATACTCAGTTTTTGTATTAGAAAGTAAACTGTATTAATAATGTCGTATTCAGTCTGCGCAAAGTTCTACAAACGTTTACTCAATTTGCAATGCAAATAGTTTATAATATCAGTACAACAATTTATTATCAAAGACATGATATAACCTCAACATTATGGCTGCGTCCTAAGCTTGCTTGACATTGAAAGGTGCAATAGTAAATAAGTTTAGTTACATTGCCAAACTGACATCTATCTGTTTTGTTCTTATTCTAGATCAAACACCAACCCCAACTCGCTTTTTGAAAAACCTCGAAGAAGAAGGGCTTTTTGAGGATTTGGAGAATCCCTTCGACCAGGTTGgtaccacaacactggcaatTGCTCCATGAACATTGAGTTGAGATGTTGTATTGGAGAGAAAGAAAGCTAACACCATCACTTTGTTGTGCAGGAGTTCAAGAAAGCAGCGGCACCTTCTGACTCTCATGATAGTAAAAAGGATGTAGCTGTATTGCCAAAGACAGAGGTAAGTAAGGAAAACAAGCTGAATGTGTCCATTTTCCCAACTGGAACTGGTTGTCTGATGTGAAAGTCCTATTGGTCTTTTATGTTGGTTATAtctattaaatattttataagGAATTAATAAGAAATTTAAATTAGAACTCAACTTATATTTTGACATCTTAGCAAGAAGAAACTGTGCGTGCCACATCAGCATTTGTCTGTCAAGCATCATTGTCAAATGGTGGTAACAAGAAAGTGGTAGTTATCCAGCATTCAAGTCAACAAGCGATTGCCCCAACAGTATTACAAACAATAGCAACATCATCTATACCCTCTGTTGTAAATTCAGAAACTGCTAAAGTTGTCACAGAGTCTGTTACTGAGGCTCCTAGGGCATCAGCTGTCTCAGTTCTTGTACGTGTGCCTCCTTACATGCCGGCAATCATTCCAGCTGCCATTGCAAACCCCAACATACCAGTTCCATCAGCTCTACCTGTGCCTAGAGCCCTAACCAGAACAACTGCTCAGAATACAATGCCTATTTCTATTCCGACGCCGGCTATTGTCAGCAGTCCAGTTTCTAGTAACGGAAAATCTTTCCATCTCAGTGCTAAAGAGGTGAGATCTTATATCAAAgtgttattgtttgttttaaaagaaaaccaatGAGTGAGTGGTGGTGAATGGAGAATTATGAAGTTCTAGTTTGAGAGAGACCTTATTGATATTATCATGGTTCACATAGTACCAGTGGTGGCCGAATGGTCCCTCTGCCCCTCCCTGTCTGCGGACCCTAAGTATACATTACTTTATATGCCAAAAATATGTCCCAAGGCTTTCTGTTTACACTATTGCTACAAAAACTCACCACTTTCAACTCTGTTTTTTTCAGCGGTTAAAGGAGACATTGCGGCAGCAACAAAATAACAACTCTAATGGCATGAATATCGTCAGCCAGGCTATGACAGAAGCAGTGGAGATGGTGACTTCTGAACACAATGGCCTCACCACCAGCCCCACAATGATTAGTCATAATAATCAGCAAAACGACTCCCGCAGAGGAATGTGAGTAGCTAGGCCTTGAGGTATTTGTAAGAAAGACAGAAGCAGGAGTGCTAAAGAACCCTCtgctcttatttttttagctggttttctattttttctttattttttagctTGTTTTCTATTTCAACTTTACACTCATTGTATAGATTATACTCAATTTATAGCTTATACTTATTGTTATGTGTGGTGTTTGGTTTTTCAAGATTTGAACAAATTATAGTTTTGTGCTAGAAGTTCATGAATTTCTTCTTCCATAGAAAACGGCCACGTAGGTCGCAAGAGGAGTTAGATCCAGATGAAAGACGAAGAAAGTTCCTTGAAAGAAATAGGTAAGTATTACTGTATACTGAAAATCTGTGATTTTTTGCCCAAAACCTGGAGATTTTTTTAACAGAACCCACAGAATCTCCCTGGAGACTTCAACGAAATGTGGAGATTTTTGGCCCTTGAACTTGTTTTTGTAAATGTGGTAGTTTTGATTACAAATCTTAAGAATAACGCAAGCTTGTTTCTAATGTGGGAGAGCTGACAGGCTACAGCTTAAAATTACGCACAGAATAACTCAGCTAAactagcctgagtatcaggcgattttatttttcaaaagttggagaggaaaaataaaagtacacCACTGTCAAAATACGTTGGCTGTCAAATTTCCATGACTCCCGTGGTGGCACAATTAAAtgcccaaatcaaattataaacagcatttTATGTAAAAATACATTGGTGTTATATGCAAGGGTAAAATTTTAGTAACAACAAACCGCGGTGAGGGTAACTTTATGCTAAATGATTCGAAAGTCCGGCTCAGGAGATTTACGATTTAAGTATATTACTGCAGATCCACACATTACTACAGAATATTCGCATCGCCAATTTACTACAGGTTTTTTCCTCTAAATAGACAAACCGCTTCTTGAACACAAATGCCATTCTTTGATAAGCTCACTCAACCAACAACTTGCGGGACATGGCGCAAACAACCCTGGTCTATCTAAAACTTTGAAAGCTACTACTAATAATGTCCGTTGTATTAAGCAGCTTCTATGACATCCAACGCCTTTGATATAACTAGTAGATCTTCGCTTCGAAAAACAATACaaatgagaaataaacacaCACAATGACTGGACTGGGCAAGGCATTTGAATatctaacctgagtatcaggttGAATTTTTCCTAAGAAAATGAGGAgaggaaaatatatatttttttaatatctaacctgagtatcaggttGAATTTTTCCTAAGAAAATGAGGAgaggaaaatatatatttttttaatgttatagaaaacaatttcTCTGATTCTGCTAACGCATGGTCAAAAGCACCTTtggagtccgccattactATGAGAACGAGCAGTTGACGGGTTAGGGTACTATATATAGCTGAACCAATCAGCATGTCCCATTCAAGTGgcctttgtttgtttttttatcaatcaGGAGCCATGCCGGAATCCGAACATGGGATTTGAACAGTACTTGTATCAGgcccttgtcttgtttcttGCCGGTGTGATAGAAACAtaggagggcctgatactcaggttacaGCTAAACAGAAGATGAGCCCTGcctctttttgttatttgttagttattaattattatctttgtattatttatatatatatatatagtgtatAAAGATTTAAATCCAAATTTTCCTTCCTTAGAGCGGCTGCTACCAGATGcagagagaaaagaaaaatttgGGTGCAACAGCTAGAAAAGAAAGCTGACGATTTATCTAATACTAACACACAACTACAGGTAACGGGTAACTACAGGGTTACACATCAAGACGACTACAGTAAAACCCCTGTTTATTGCATTTGCAGACTGAAATATTGAATTCCATACATAAAACTAAATAAGGGACTATACTTCCTTTAACAATCAGGCAAAAAGGCCCTTGTTTTCTAaaggcaaatgaacaatatggaGTATACTAAAGGATTCAgtgatttctttaaaaaatagtCTCAGTCAACTAGTGTTGTTTACAGCTTGTTGCCACCCAATTTAAATCATGTGAGGATTCGCTTGGGTGAATACTTTGACCAATTGTAATCACCAAAAGGAATTATCACATGATTTGAATTGGGTGACAACAAGATTATTAGCCGTTTGGGTCTATTTGGCAGTTCCATCAAATACTGCTGGTCTCCCAACAAGAGAATGAGTGCCCCCCTCTCCCaaagaaaaatgtgacaaCTGGCAGTGCTCCCCTGGTAAACCTTTGTTAACCAAATTCTTTGAAAGTGAGTAACTTTGCATGTCTTTTATCTGTAGAACGAGATCTCTTTACTGAGGACAGAGGTGGCTCAACTCAAATCCCTGCTCTTGGCTCACAAAGATTGCCCAGTCACTATTGCACAGCAGAAGATGGCTGCACAAAAGCAAATGAACCAAGGTACTGTATgcagtcatcatcataattgtcatcattataatcatcatcatcataatagtcATCATGATCATTTTCATCATAATAATTATAGTCAATGAATCAGAAATACCAATAGTACAAATAGTTGAGCCTGCTCATGTCTTTTATTGTTAGAGAGTAAAAGAAACATGTGATTGCCAAAAGTTTTACAATTGGTCATCCTTCTATTGATTTTTGGGAGGGAGTAGTGCTTATTTGATGGTAGCGCTTGATAATTTGCTTATAAGGGAGCACTAGTTTAAAGTCGACCCTTAATGAAAGCTTAAACGAGAGACTGCACCAACCTGGCCTCGACCTATGAACTAGATGCACATTAAATCAGAAATACTGAACATTACTGAAATGTTGGAGGGAGGCGATTTTTAAGTAAATCCTGAGTAAAGCCCTAAGGGGAGATGGCAACAATTTGTGTCAAGGACGGCTCATATTGTTAGAGCTTTAAAAGTTTGAGTAGACTCTATAATTTTCCACATTTAGGCCAAGTGCATGTGTCTGAGGCAAATGGAATTAACGCTGTAGCCATTAGCATGGCCGAGGGATCCGCAGAAGATGTGGCAACCAGTGCCCTCACGCAGCTATCACACCGTGCGGCCCTGGAACTAGAAGGATACTTAGTGGAATAGATAGGGTTTTTTTATCCAAATAGAGTAGTTTTATTAGACATATTCATAATATAACACATACTGAGAGTACTATGTTGGATGTGTATTCACAGATTCTCCTTTTAACGAGTTAAACATGTGTCACACCAGTTCGTCAACTGACTTTAATATGTTGATAATTTGAGGAAGAGCAAGCACAATGTTTCACTGAGCTTCTCCCCAGTGCAGATTGTGATTGTAATCTCACATATTATATACCCTTAAAAGATATACCTATTATGCGAGCTGGGGCGTTAAAAATTGTGAGTGGGTGTTTTATATGTTCTTAATAGTTGttataaaatatgaaaacggtgtgaaaaggtaaaaaaattatgtatCGAGTAGATGCATCCAGTACACGACATGACACCTTAACATTATGTTGGGTGAACAATATTGGAACTTGTCTCTTTACAAAAGGGTTTTCCCCAACCTCAGAGTAGTTATTCTTTCACAACGACCCCAGTTCGCTGCCATATGtatttgtatatatattttatagttGACCTTGGAAATAGGGTCAGATGGCGCAGTGTAAATAAAATCCAGTGTGTGATCACTTGTTCTAGAGTGGTAGTAGGCTGGTTGAGCCAGTGTACGAGTGCTCGTTATACCGCAGGTGACGGTTGATTGACAGTACTATGAACTTACCTGTATCCCCTAGACTAGTGATAAAATCACGATTAATAAAACCTTCAGAAATAAGAaactgaaaatgaaaaatgtgTTGGTTCGTATTCGGAACGATGGTTGGGAAGGGATATGACCAACAAAATTCATAATTAAATCATCCTCTTATTGTAATTGAAACAACGATTGATGATTCACCTTTTTCTTCTGACGcccgaaacgtcagcgcaaccactTTTCACACAGGCATATAACATTtttaaccttgtgttgatttatataCGAGTGTTTAGTCCATTTTAACGCTAAAACTTTGATATCGCGCGGAGAAGTGGTTTGTTTTAACGCtaaagggtggggggaggtgCTAGAAAGGTTGGGTGGGGTCCCAGTAAACAACCCTTCCGTTTTCCATCCCGTTTTCATCAAAGGGCTTTCTAACACTCAGCATTACGGGATAATAAGCTAAACGCGCTATGTACCACAAAGACGAAATAAGTGtctatcttttattttattttgtcacCCAATTAAAACTTTTATTCATATTGAATTTATTTCACCCATGATATTAACAGGGCGGTCCTTGTActttttagatatttcacCAGCAatctgaaaaataaataaaataaaattcatgtAGTGGCTCGCTTAGAGTTTGGCAAAGTCCTTTTCAGTGCTCGCTCAGTGTTTCTTCTCAACCCTTTGGACTTTGATTGTAGTGACTCTGTGTGAGGTCTATTGCGCGCTGATACTTGGAGTCAAACAGACAGGGACCGATCTAGGAGCGGGTCCCAGCCCCCTATTTTCTCTAGGAGATCCAGTAAGGGGGGCAAGGATTTTgataaggggaggggagggatggAGTTCATTGTTCTTTCGAGGGTTTCCTTGTACTTCGTATTTTTATGCAAAATCTGCCCATGTCAAAGATTTACGGTGACTACTGTTAGGTTATAAATAGACGCTAGTATTGAGACGGTTTCAAAGAACTCCTGCCCTATCGCACCTGTGACTGCATGTCCTTTGTTTTTTGTCGGATGACGTCAAGTTTTGGCTCTAGTTCCCGTTGCTGCTCGGCCGCTTCTTTCCGCTTCTCGCACATGGTCTGGGCCGAGCTGAGGAGTTTCTCTGAAAGGCGTAACTTCTGCTGTAGAGAGTCGGCCAGTCTGCCCACATACCTGAAAGAAGGTGGGGGGTAGAATTAAGAACTAGGCTGTATTAAGGCTGGGTAAAGGGAATACAGTTTACAGTTATTTTTTCCTTCTGTTTTTCATGTAAACGTGACGGTCACTGGATGATAAATTTTTAAATTACAGTCTGGAAGACACTTGACGTACAGTGCCGAAAGAATATCGGTACAGTACAAACAATGCCGAAAGAAACACGGTACAGTACAAACAGTACAGAAGGAAACTCGGTATAGTAAGAGCAGTGTCGAATACAACTCGGTACAGTACGAACATTGCCGAAGACAACTCGGTACAGTACGAACATCGCCGAAGACAACACGATACTACACGGTAACATACTGCGTCACCTCGGCGAGCTCTTGAGAAGGCAAAGGTTCTGTACTCTCATGTTCGTTAACTGTTCCAGGACGTCTTCAACACGACATAACATCTTCTCTACAGTTTTCTTCGTCTGCATCTGAATCAGTCGTGGCGCGGACTGCAACTGAACATAGAACTAAATAAGTCGAGATGTGGCCTGGAACTGAACATAGCACTAAATCAGTTGAAATGTCGACTGGAACATAGCACTAGATTTAAAAATGTAGAAGCACCGAAAATGTGCAGAGcacatgacatgacggaaaaacatgacttaacgcttcagataagctcatttcacatctaataaggcggaaaatgtCTCTaggtacttagtgagtaatagcaaacaaaatatcaaatgcgactttttttttaaattgatgcgactttttgtaaattgTCATTGAagtttgagcttttcgtccctgagctcatactgtacatagcgcaaggatgatcaaggaaaaaatatcttaaaaagcaaaaatctgtgtatgtgcatttcggtctcacgttatttgtgtttcaaaaatcagttcggaatacaaggaaccgatggccattgtaagaaattgtgtcttctttctctatctcaaattgcgaattttccaggttttcaCGTCATGTGCAGAGAACATAACATTTTGTCTATAGTTTTTCTATGAAACTGAATTTATCCCACGCACcgttttgttacaaattgttttagttttgATGGTTACATGGTTACAGCACAtaaattccacttgttttgcttgatgttattatcccaaaatcgcgaaatcgcaaaaataaagtgatctgtttttttatgaaaataggaaaatcgcgaaaataaagtgtcgcgaaatatcgcctTCTcaaaattttgacgtcgcgaaaattaagtgtaataaggtagtaCCTGTGTATCGGAAACCACATCTGAGTCTTTTCTAAGCTCTGAAAGTCTTTGACTGAGGAATCCCTGGAGCTGAAATAATAATGGCATTAACCTTTATATTATAGGTCAGAAGAATTAATGTGTATCCTATATTATAGGTTAGaataattttaattataaGGTAGACATTAAAATGTCTTGCAGGGCGTAGCCAGTATTTTCAGGGGCTTTAGCCTCATAAAAATATGAAGTTTGACTGGCTAAATGAATTAATAAaacacacctatttcaaaaaaggttgtcagcgCAAACATGGAATGGCAgttgccaaatggcagttctacaacccaaagGTGCTTATGGGTAGTAAAAAGCGATGTCAGAACCATGTATTAATTAATAACATTTAATAGATTGtcttatgttttatttatatttcccTGAATTTGACACTAATATTTTGGGATTCAAGGGTACTTTTGGTCGTAGACctgccatttgtcaatcaCCACTTGCCGTTTGCACTtacgtttttttaaaatatataggtgtatatagaGATAGTCTCCCATATGAGATGCTCCCATATGCATgaccgacacaaagaacggctGTGCGGGAGACTAGTATAGAGATAACATAATGACTTTTGGAACATGTGATAAATTAAGTCATCatacttttctttttaattttcttctttctaaTTGGCATCGGTTGTCCTTGGTAAAACATTGAGCTTTAAAAGTCTACTGACCTCCATTAATTCATCAATGAACATATTTCTTGTTTGGGTGTCCTCCAAGAGAGTGTGTGCATCTGAGCCTTGGGCGACGTCAGCACCTTTGGAAAAAGACTGGTAATGTTGACTTACACATGTGATGCAGACTGATATGCGAGGCCTGCTATTTGAGCAACAAGGAAAACTAAGGAAAACATTAATGGATTACCTGCTATCTACTAAGGAACTGTTGGAACTAGATATCattgttttataagaacttATAAGAACTCATTGTCTTATAAGAACTTTTATTGATGGAATTGAATCCCTGGAATTTTTGCTCAAAACTCCACTCCTTTGTTTATcctgtttttttgtttctgttaaaaatacAATGGTCCACTGTCTTTACTAGAAACCCACGATTAATAGCTGAAAGTATCAACTATTGAAAGAATTTTAGTCACTCGCTTGGGGTAGCTGAAGGCTGAGGCTCAACAAGAATTAGGGTTATTCCCTGGCATATGATGGGAACCTTACAACTCACCATCGTCTGGACTCTCAACCATAATCCCATTGGTGCCACTTTTATCAAGTGTAATGTCAATAGCTGCAGCACTGTCCCCCCAGTCTATTCCATCGCCACCAATGTTATCTCCAAAGTCAATCTCTGCAGCAGAACCATGTCCCCAGTCTATCTCATTTGATGTAACACCACCATCTCCAAAGTCAATCTCACCACCCCCATCTCCCCAGTCTATCTCCTCTGAGGTGGCTGCACTTTCCCCCCAGTCAATCTAAATAAAGAGGCAAGGAAATataaaaggcataaaaaatctaCTTACGCCCTTCAATAAGACCCTGTGATGTGATACATGTAGGCCCTCAGATTTGCAGCGGCAGATACTTAAAATGCTctctttttttagttttataatGGAAAGGGGGAGTTCCAGAGGTACAAAAACACACAGTAAAAGATTTTATGGGGCAAAGTGTCTTTCTGTTGTGTTAAGAAAAGGGTGACAGCCATGGTGCTGtaatttataatttttaagAATTAAATTTACCTCGGCTGGTGCTTGGAGGTCTTCTTTTTCACTACCAAGATTTTGGAGTTCAGGAGATTTAATTGTCTACATAAtcaaaaaataacaatgttTAAGTTCTAAGAGGCAAGAAATAATACTTTACAGAGTATTTATTAGAAGGATCAAATGCAAGCCTTATGAATAATATCAAAAATTATAGAATACATGATAAATAGTAAGCAGGTTTTACACCATTAATAGCCTTGTAGGAAGCAAGACACAACCGAATGGTTCAGAACATTCACTGACTAGACCATCCTTGGGAACCCAGGGTGTCGAGGTCACCCTCTCTCCGCCTCATTCAGCCTTGTTCTGTAATACTGTATATGATATGATCATAATTTCTTtttagctgtatttttttttctgtccaAAATAAACTAGATCATAAAAAGTGTTCTTCAAGAAAAACCCTTCCACCATCCGCAGAATCAATGCTCACATAGCTTTGATAGTACAGACTTGgcctttttctttgtcttatGTAAAAGCACTGTAAAacttattttaataaacagATTGATTTATGATCAAAGGGGTTTAACTCACCGTAGGAACCTTTCCAGTCCTCCATTGGTATACTGTGGTATTACCATGTTCAAGTATGTAGCTTAGAAGGGGTGAGATCTCTGGGCTACTCTCCTCAACATTtggaataaaactaaaaacaaattcaattccgttaaaaataattatattgcAATCAGATAATGAGAGATGGTAGATTTCAAGTTTGTTTATCTGCAATAAGGGGTTACTTTATTAGTTATCTATCATATAAGTGTAAGATGACATTTCTtttggataaaaaaaagacgGACAATGATAAATtttcttaattattatttttaattaccTGGGAGCCACAAATCCAATGAACACCTTGTAGTACTGAATTGTGTCTTGTAGATCCTTTGTAGATTCACTGACTGTCTGGTAAACGTCTGGCAATTCTTTCAGTAGATGAAGAAGCTCTGTTTTTATGCTTTCACCCTTAAGAGAAGTCATACTAAACTACTAGCACAACACATCAATAGAGGGAGGTTGGAAAATATGTATACGTGAAATTTAACTTACCTTTATTcccatttttttacaaactttTCTGTACTGTTCTTTGTATTCTGCTGCATTTGTGGTATATTCATTCTCCTTTCTTGTACACTCCTGTATTGCAAAAGGTTCCATTGATATTGTATTCACTATGCTTATATTATGAAAAGTCAATAACAGTAAGAcaggattaaaaaaaacagtaaatatGTA
The sequence above is a segment of the Nematostella vectensis chromosome 2, jaNemVect1.1, whole genome shotgun sequence genome. Coding sequences within it:
- the LOC5514292 gene encoding cyclic AMP-dependent transcription factor ATF-2, producing MAAVTVALVDSSEMTDDKPFECTTPGCGQRFANNDHLESHKQKHQLSLKLGNLKPADLAHLADQTPTPTRFLKNLEEEGLFEDLENPFDQEFKKAAAPSDSHDSKKDVAVLPKTEQEETVRATSAFVCQASLSNGGNKKVVVIQHSSQQAIAPTVLQTIATSSIPSVVNSETAKVVTESVTEAPRASAVSVLVRVPPYMPAIIPAAIANPNIPVPSALPVPRALTRTTAQNTMPISIPTPAIVSSPVSSNGKSFHLSAKERLKETLRQQQNNNSNGMNIVSQAMTEAVEMVTSEHNGLTTSPTMISHNNQQNDSRRGIKRPRRSQEELDPDERRRKFLERNRAAATRCREKRKIWVQQLEKKADDLSNTNTQLQNEISLLRTEVAQLKSLLLAHKDCPVTIAQQKMAAQKQMNQGQVHVSEANGINAVAISMAEGSAEDVATSALTQLSHRAALELEGYLVE
- the LOC5514307 gene encoding CDK5 regulatory subunit-associated protein 3 → MDKTGNNGTAEELLPIDIYYNKLLDWLLDRRHCDIKWQAAALEIREKINAAIQDMPPVEEITTLLSGTFINYFHCLRIVELLKVSESGTKNIFGGYSSKRMKDWQEIIRLYEKDNVYLAEAASLLIRNVNYEIPSLKRQIGKCQQTQRECTRKENEYTTNAAEYKEQYRKVCKKMGIKGESIKTELLHLLKELPDVYQTVSESTKDLQDTIQYYKVFIGFVAPSFIPNVEESSPEISPLLSYILEHGNTTVYQWRTGKVPTTIKSPELQNLGSEKEDLQAPAEIDWGESAATSEEIDWGDGGGEIDFGDGGVTSNEIDWGHGSAAEIDFGDNIGGDGIDWGDSAAAIDITLDKSGTNGIMVESPDDGADVAQGSDAHTLLEDTQTRNMFIDELMELQGFLSQRLSELRKDSDVVSDTQLQSAPRLIQMQTKKTVEKMLCRVEDVLEQLTNMRVQNLCLLKSSPRYVGRLADSLQQKLRLSEKLLSSAQTMCEKRKEAAEQQRELEPKLDVIRQKTKDMQSQIAGEISKKYKDRPVNIMGEINSI